A stretch of the Amycolatopsis sp. BJA-103 genome encodes the following:
- a CDS encoding 3-hydroxyacyl-CoA dehydrogenase NAD-binding domain-containing protein — MTFRTAAVIGAGTIGLSWTALFASHDLDVWVSDPRPDLADAVAGALADFAPHLGRDAADLAPRVHLAADVTEAVRNADVVQENGPENVEFKKDLFATLVREAPSHALLLSSSSAIPSTAFTGDLDDASRVLIGHPFNPPHLIPLVEVVPGERTGAESVDRAVEFYRFVGRTPVVERKEIPGFVGNRLQNALSREAIYLVEQGVVSPSEVDAVMTNSLGIRWSTVGPFLGSHLGGGPGGYRHMAEHIGKSMKKMWAGLGQPSQSPEEQERLIEAVESAYGSSTYSELAEARDRKQLAVLSALDNAGKEEN; from the coding sequence ATGACTTTTCGCACCGCCGCGGTGATCGGCGCGGGGACCATCGGCCTTTCGTGGACGGCGTTGTTCGCCTCGCACGACCTGGACGTCTGGGTCTCGGACCCGCGGCCGGACCTCGCCGACGCCGTCGCAGGCGCACTGGCGGACTTCGCCCCGCATCTCGGCCGGGACGCCGCGGACCTCGCCCCTCGCGTCCACCTCGCCGCTGACGTCACCGAAGCCGTCCGGAACGCGGATGTCGTGCAGGAGAACGGGCCCGAGAACGTCGAGTTCAAGAAGGACCTGTTCGCGACCCTGGTCCGCGAGGCACCGTCGCACGCACTGCTGCTCAGCTCGTCTTCGGCGATCCCCTCGACGGCGTTCACGGGAGACCTGGACGACGCTTCCCGGGTCCTCATCGGGCACCCGTTCAACCCGCCGCACCTGATCCCGCTGGTCGAGGTCGTCCCCGGCGAGCGTACCGGTGCCGAGTCGGTCGACCGGGCCGTCGAGTTCTACCGGTTCGTCGGCCGCACTCCGGTGGTGGAACGCAAGGAGATCCCCGGGTTCGTCGGCAACCGGCTGCAGAACGCGCTGAGCCGCGAGGCCATCTACCTGGTGGAACAGGGTGTCGTGTCACCGTCCGAAGTGGACGCGGTGATGACGAACTCGCTCGGCATCCGCTGGTCGACGGTCGGGCCGTTCCTCGGCTCGCACCTGGGCGGCGGCCCCGGCGGTTACCGCCACATGGCCGAGCACATCGGCAAGTCGATGAAGAAGATGTGGGCCGGTCTCGGCCAGCCCTCGCAGAGCCCCGAAGAACAGGAACGGCTCATCGAAGCCGTGGAATCCGCTTACGGCTCCTCCACGTACTCGGAACTCGCCGAGGCGCGCGACCGCAAGCAGCTCGCGGTGCTGTCCGCTTTGGACAACGCCGGCAAGGAGGAGAACTGA